A section of the Deltaproteobacteria bacterium genome encodes:
- a CDS encoding HDIG domain-containing protein: MLDNIREHSIVVAKIAHLIAETLSTAGARVSVEATLAAALLHDIGKTLCLRNGGDHAALGRVICLRHKFDEIADIIGEHVILQTFDPQDGISEKEIVYYADKRVNHSSVVSLDERLRYILERYGRDNPLRRQWIISNFATCRAVERKLFAHLHFTPSEVGRLIM, from the coding sequence ATGCTGGACAATATCAGGGAGCACAGCATTGTGGTGGCCAAGATTGCTCATCTGATAGCCGAAACCCTTTCGACTGCTGGGGCCAGGGTCTCAGTGGAAGCTACTCTTGCTGCTGCCTTGCTGCACGATATAGGCAAGACCCTGTGCCTAAGAAACGGTGGTGATCATGCTGCCCTTGGCAGGGTAATATGCCTGCGCCACAAATTTGACGAGATTGCTGACATTATTGGCGAGCATGTAATATTGCAAACTTTTGATCCCCAAGACGGCATTTCAGAGAAGGAAATCGTCTATTATGCCGACAAGAGGGTGAATCACAGTTCGGTGGTGAGTCTTGACGAGCGGCTGCGCTACATTCTCGAGCGCTACGGTCGGGACAATCCCCTCCGCCGTCAATGGATTATCAGCAATTTTGCCACCTGCCGAGCCGTAGAGAGAAAGCTCTTTGCCCACCTCCATTTCACACCGTCAGAAGTTGGCA
- a CDS encoding MFS transporter — protein MQQLSPRTKLFVLIAALLAVFLGALDALVIGTAMPTIVADLGGLELYSWVFSGYMLTRTISLPLFGKLSDLYGSKKLFLAAVSIFLLGSAGAGLASNMPQLIATRAIQGFGAGGNFAVAYTVVAEVSPPETRGKMMGLISFVWGVASVLGPILGGFIVTYLAWPWVFYINLPIGGLAMLAILTYFHETRQKKSEASIDYLGSFALSVCILSVLFIFLRASGAASWHSPEIVGLSVVVFLAGLLFYLAEKRAKEPLLPLQFLTIRSFVLANGAAFFSSFAIFSLIAFLPLFIQVSMGKRPAEVGAIMVPLSLGWSAGALFCGQMVSWIGEKRASVGGAMLMLLTTLMTLTFSAATGIVYFSIVTCAIGTGMGFVSVATLLTVQNSLSESDLGLATSSQQFARTLGGTIGIGMSGGVLFYKLHNSLVAFTQQDSARLSAEMAAEISRNMQKFLRPELQGQFPEAARQAVQQAIAQGVEAVFWLALAVCLVSLIVCAMLPALPPQGLHKKQG, from the coding sequence ATGCAGCAGCTATCACCTAGAACCAAGCTATTCGTTCTGATCGCTGCCCTGCTCGCTGTGTTCCTCGGCGCCCTCGATGCCCTTGTTATCGGCACGGCTATGCCCACCATAGTGGCCGATCTTGGCGGCCTGGAGCTCTACAGCTGGGTTTTTTCTGGCTACATGCTGACCCGGACAATCTCCCTGCCTTTGTTTGGCAAACTATCCGATCTGTATGGCAGCAAGAAGCTCTTTTTGGCAGCAGTGTCCATTTTTCTGCTGGGCTCAGCCGGTGCCGGCCTGGCAAGCAATATGCCTCAACTCATAGCCACCCGGGCAATTCAAGGTTTCGGCGCTGGCGGCAATTTTGCCGTGGCCTATACGGTAGTGGCAGAAGTGTCGCCGCCCGAGACCCGGGGCAAAATGATGGGGCTCATTAGCTTTGTCTGGGGAGTGGCCAGTGTGCTGGGTCCCATTCTGGGAGGATTTATTGTGACCTATCTGGCCTGGCCCTGGGTATTCTACATCAATTTACCTATAGGGGGTCTGGCCATGCTTGCCATTCTGACCTATTTCCACGAAACCCGCCAGAAAAAGAGTGAAGCTAGTATTGACTACCTTGGCTCCTTTGCCCTGTCTGTCTGTATCCTGTCTGTGCTGTTCATTTTTCTCCGCGCCAGTGGTGCGGCCAGCTGGCATTCTCCTGAAATTGTCGGCCTCTCCGTGGTGGTCTTTCTTGCTGGCCTGTTGTTTTACCTGGCTGAAAAGCGGGCCAAAGAACCCCTGCTTCCCCTGCAGTTTCTCACCATCCGCAGTTTTGTTCTCGCCAATGGCGCTGCCTTTTTCAGCAGTTTTGCCATATTTTCTCTCATCGCCTTCCTGCCCCTCTTTATCCAGGTTTCCATGGGAAAAAGACCGGCTGAAGTTGGGGCCATCATGGTTCCCTTGAGCCTTGGCTGGTCGGCTGGTGCTCTCTTTTGTGGCCAGATGGTGAGCTGGATAGGAGAGAAGCGGGCCAGTGTAGGCGGTGCCATGCTCATGTTGCTAACCACCCTTATGACTCTTACTTTCAGCGCTGCCACTGGCATAGTCTACTTCAGCATCGTCACCTGTGCCATTGGCACGGGCATGGGCTTCGTCTCAGTGGCCACGCTCCTTACAGTACAGAACAGCCTGTCAGAAAGTGATCTGGGCCTTGCCACCTCGTCGCAACAGTTTGCCCGCACATTGGGCGGCACTATCGGCATTGGCATGAGCGGTGGTGTGCTTTTTTATAAGCTTCACAACAGCCTGGTGGCATTCACCCAGCAGGACAGTGCGAGGCTTTCTGCAGAGATGGCGGCAGAGATTTCCAGGAACATGCAAAAATTCCTCAGACCGGAGTTGCAGGGGCAATTTCCTGAAGCAGCTCGGCAGGCAGTACAACAGGCAATTGCCCAGGGAGTGGAGGCAGTTTTCTGGCTGGCCCTGGCTGTCTGTCTGGTCAGCTTGATAGTCTGCGCAATGCTTCCTGCTTTGCCGCCGCAGGGATTGCACAAAAAGCAAGGGTAA
- a CDS encoding B12-binding domain-containing radical SAM protein, with amino-acid sequence MHYQGVIIRPPSEAFSILLQVTLGCSHNRCTFCGTYKGKRFTIKDDHTILNDILYAARYMRQQHRLFLLDGDALIVPQKKLLWILQEIRRHLPWVRRVGAYANAKSIMMKSDADLQQLRDNGLGILYVGVESGDDETLKQIHKGTTAANLINQAKRVKQAGIKLSVTVLLGIAGRQRSLVHARATGEVLTAMDPDYVGALTVMLLPNTPLVEDYAAGEFDLPDRQGLLMELREMFVHTQMSKGLFFANHASNYLPIKARLPRDRQSTMELLDAALRGEVALKPEWLRRL; translated from the coding sequence ATGCATTACCAAGGTGTCATCATTCGGCCGCCCAGCGAAGCGTTCAGTATCCTTTTGCAGGTAACCCTGGGCTGCTCCCATAACAGATGCACTTTTTGCGGCACTTACAAGGGCAAACGGTTCACCATCAAGGATGACCACACCATTCTCAACGATATTCTCTATGCCGCCAGGTACATGCGGCAGCAGCATCGTCTGTTTCTCCTGGACGGAGATGCGCTCATTGTGCCGCAAAAAAAACTGCTGTGGATCCTGCAAGAAATACGGCGACATCTGCCCTGGGTGCGCCGGGTTGGGGCCTATGCCAATGCCAAGAGTATCATGATGAAAAGTGATGCAGACCTGCAGCAATTGAGAGATAACGGCCTGGGTATTCTTTATGTGGGGGTGGAAAGCGGCGACGACGAAACGCTGAAGCAGATCCACAAGGGAACCACAGCGGCAAACCTCATCAACCAGGCAAAGCGGGTGAAGCAGGCAGGAATCAAATTGTCGGTCACCGTACTGCTGGGCATCGCCGGACGGCAGCGCTCCCTGGTGCATGCCAGGGCTACGGGAGAGGTCCTCACTGCCATGGATCCAGACTATGTGGGGGCACTTACCGTAATGCTGCTGCCCAACACGCCACTCGTTGAGGACTACGCTGCAGGAGAGTTCGACCTCCCCGACAGGCAAGGGCTCTTGATGGAACTGCGGGAAATGTTTGTCCATACGCAGATGAGCAAAGGGCTGTTTTTCGCCAACCATGCTTCCAATTATCTGCCGATCAAGGCGAGACTTCCCAGAGACCGCCAAAGCACCATGGAATTGCTCGATGCCGCCCTGAGAGGAGAAGTTGCCTTGAAGCCGGAGTGGTTGAGGAGGCTGTAG
- the dinB gene encoding DNA polymerase IV, whose product MPADKKKRAILHLDMDAFYASVEVLDEPMLRGKPVIVGGSSKRGVVSSASYVARQYGIHSAQPLATARHLCPHGIFLPVRMARYKEVSRRIFTIFSQYTPLVEPVSIDEAFLDVTASRRLFGSAVEIAQMIKKRVRQEIGLTLSAGIAPCKLAAKIASDLQKPDGLTIVPHDGVREFLRPLPIDKLWGVGRETSRTLAALGVSTIGDLALLPRKLLCSKLGAHGLQLHQLANGVDDREVKPGSRAKSVGREKTYDTDITDVQSARKELLSLAYMVARKLRQQHVWGSTITLKVKYGNFQQITRSLTLEKPTDDGREIFRNCCLLMDRCDIGSRPVRLLGVSVSQLRQAGGQEQLPLFHTECDSEKRQRLNRALDKISEKYGDQAILPATLTDSRR is encoded by the coding sequence ATGCCAGCCGACAAAAAGAAAAGAGCTATACTGCACCTGGACATGGATGCCTTTTACGCCTCGGTTGAGGTGCTGGATGAGCCTATGCTGCGCGGCAAGCCAGTAATCGTTGGCGGCAGCAGCAAGAGAGGGGTGGTCTCATCCGCCTCCTATGTAGCGCGCCAATACGGCATCCACTCAGCTCAACCGCTAGCCACGGCTCGACACCTCTGTCCCCACGGTATTTTCCTGCCTGTAAGAATGGCGCGCTACAAGGAAGTATCACGAAGAATCTTTACAATCTTCTCCCAGTATACACCTCTGGTTGAGCCCGTATCCATTGATGAAGCTTTTCTAGATGTGACCGCCTCGAGAAGATTGTTCGGCTCGGCAGTTGAAATTGCCCAGATGATCAAAAAGCGAGTGCGGCAAGAAATTGGTCTGACCTTGTCAGCAGGAATTGCCCCTTGCAAGCTGGCAGCAAAGATCGCTTCGGATTTGCAAAAACCTGACGGCCTCACCATTGTTCCCCATGATGGTGTGCGGGAATTCCTTAGACCGCTTCCCATCGATAAACTCTGGGGTGTGGGCAGGGAAACCAGCAGGACCCTGGCTGCCCTTGGCGTCTCCACCATTGGCGACCTGGCTCTGCTGCCTCGCAAGCTCCTGTGCAGCAAGCTGGGAGCTCACGGCCTGCAGCTCCACCAGCTGGCCAACGGAGTGGATGACAGAGAGGTGAAGCCCGGGAGCAGAGCCAAGTCCGTGGGCCGTGAAAAGACTTATGATACTGATATTACGGATGTGCAGAGCGCAAGAAAAGAATTGCTTTCCCTCGCTTACATGGTAGCCAGGAAACTACGGCAACAGCATGTGTGGGGCAGCACCATCACCCTCAAGGTGAAATATGGCAATTTTCAACAGATCACCCGCTCGCTCACTCTGGAGAAGCCCACAGATGATGGCAGGGAAATCTTCCGAAACTGTTGCCTCCTGATGGACAGGTGCGACATCGGCAGCAGACCGGTCAGACTGCTCGGCGTTTCAGTATCACAACTGCGCCAGGCAGGAGGCCAGGAACAACTTCCACTTTTCCATACGGAATGCGACTCAGAGAAGCGGCAAAGACTGAATCGAGCCCTCGATAAGATATCTGAGAAATACGGCGACCAAGCGATCCTTCCGGCAACCTTGACCGACTCCCGCCGCTGA
- a CDS encoding FKBP-type peptidyl-prolyl cis-trans isomerase: MAQVGPGTFVTIEYEAFLDSGTKVLGTNNDPPLVFRFGSGEVFPKLEQEIAGLNPGDTREFVLRPEEAFGPFDESKVIKVPLEEFPKGKKLKKGTVLKIETKDGEESLCFVGDIRRDHFLLDFNHPLAGKTLNYRVKILEVHPIT; encoded by the coding sequence ATGGCTCAAGTAGGTCCAGGTACATTTGTCACCATCGAATATGAGGCATTTCTAGATTCCGGCACCAAGGTGCTTGGCACCAACAACGACCCGCCATTGGTGTTTCGCTTTGGCTCCGGTGAAGTATTTCCCAAACTGGAGCAGGAAATTGCCGGCTTGAATCCGGGTGATACTCGCGAGTTCGTGCTTCGTCCAGAAGAGGCCTTTGGTCCTTTTGATGAATCCAAGGTGATCAAGGTTCCGCTGGAAGAATTTCCCAAAGGGAAAAAGTTGAAAAAGGGCACCGTTTTGAAAATAGAAACAAAAGATGGCGAGGAGAGCCTCTGCTTCGTGGGCGATATTCGACGAGACCATTTTCTGTTGGACTTCAACCACCCCCTGGCCGGCAAGACCCTCAACTATCGGGTAAAGATCCTGGAAGTGCATCCCATCACCTGA